Proteins found in one Streptomyces sp. NBC_00461 genomic segment:
- a CDS encoding MaoC family dehydratase N-terminal domain-containing protein produces the protein MALDQSFVGRSYPPTEPYEVGREKIREFAEAVGDLNPAYTDPEAAKALGHPDVIAPPTFVFAITFKAAGQVVEDPQLGLDYSRVVHGDQKFAYVRPVRAGDRLSVTSSIEAIRSMAGNDILDIRGEVRDEAGEHVVTAWTKLVARAAEEA, from the coding sequence ATGGCGCTCGACCAGTCCTTCGTGGGGCGGAGTTATCCGCCGACCGAGCCCTATGAGGTGGGCCGGGAGAAGATCCGTGAGTTCGCGGAGGCGGTGGGGGACCTCAACCCGGCGTACACGGACCCGGAGGCCGCCAAGGCGCTGGGGCATCCGGATGTGATCGCTCCGCCGACGTTCGTCTTCGCGATCACCTTCAAGGCCGCGGGTCAGGTCGTCGAGGATCCCCAGCTCGGCCTGGATTACAGCCGTGTGGTGCACGGTGACCAGAAGTTCGCCTATGTGCGTCCGGTGCGTGCCGGTGACCGGCTGTCGGTCACCTCGTCCATCGAGGCGATCAGGTCCATGGCGGGCAACGACATCCTGGACATCCGGGGCGAGGTCCGTGACGAGGCGGGCGAGCATGTGGTGACCGCCTGGACGAAGCTGGTGGCCCGCGCGGCCGAGGAGGCGTGA
- a CDS encoding TetR/AcrR family transcriptional regulator yields METKPARVRILDAAHELMLTVGLARTTTKEIARAADCSEAALYKYFASKEELFIRVLSERLSQLTPLLSRLAAEPGQGTLEENLTEIARHAALFYEESFPIAASLYAETQLKRRHDDAMRQMGTGPHKPIQGLDTYLRAEQELGRVSHDADTFAAASLLLGACAQRAFAYDATREAVRPPVDDFAARLTRTLLIGIAD; encoded by the coding sequence ATGGAAACGAAGCCGGCCCGGGTCCGCATCCTCGATGCCGCTCACGAGCTGATGCTCACCGTCGGGCTGGCCCGCACCACCACAAAGGAGATCGCCAGGGCGGCCGACTGCTCCGAGGCCGCGCTCTACAAGTACTTCGCGAGCAAGGAGGAGCTGTTCATCCGGGTTCTCTCGGAGCGGCTGTCCCAGTTGACGCCGCTGCTGAGCAGGCTGGCCGCCGAGCCCGGACAGGGCACGCTGGAGGAGAACCTGACCGAGATCGCCCGCCACGCCGCCCTCTTCTACGAGGAGAGCTTCCCGATCGCCGCGTCCCTGTACGCCGAGACCCAGCTCAAGCGGCGCCACGACGACGCGATGCGGCAGATGGGAACGGGCCCGCACAAGCCGATCCAGGGCCTGGACACCTACCTGCGGGCCGAGCAGGAACTCGGCCGGGTCAGCCACGACGCGGACACCTTCGCGGCCGCGTCACTGCTACTGGGCGCCTGCGCGCAGCGGGCGTTCGCTTACGACGCGACGAGGGAGGCCGTACGACCGCCGGTGGACGATTTCGCCGCGCGCCTGACACGGACCCTGCTGATCGGCATCGCCGACTGA
- the nusG gene encoding transcription termination/antitermination protein NusG: MSDTNLNDDAIEPDESVDDELDIVEGADEQDEFEAAEAEAGEPAEEAALQVVDEDETAEDETAEEAVVDEAVEEEPEPAEPVDPVQALREELRSLPGEWYVIHTYAGYENRVKTNLEQRAVSLNVEDYIFQAEVPQEEVVQIKNGDRKTIKQNKLPGYVLVRMDLTNESWGVVRNTPGVTGFVGNAYDPYPLTLDEIVKMLAPEAEEKAAREAAEAEGKPVPQRKVEVQVLDFEVGDSVTVTDGPFATLQATINEINPDSKKVKGLVEIFGRETPVELSFDQIQKN, translated from the coding sequence GTGTCTGACACGAACCTGAACGACGACGCCATCGAGCCGGACGAGTCCGTGGACGACGAACTCGACATCGTCGAGGGCGCGGACGAGCAGGACGAGTTCGAGGCTGCCGAGGCCGAGGCGGGGGAGCCGGCCGAGGAGGCCGCCCTGCAGGTCGTGGACGAGGACGAGACCGCCGAGGACGAGACCGCCGAAGAGGCCGTCGTGGACGAGGCCGTCGAGGAGGAGCCCGAGCCGGCCGAGCCCGTCGACCCGGTCCAGGCGCTCCGCGAGGAGCTTCGCTCCCTCCCCGGCGAGTGGTACGTCATCCACACGTACGCCGGTTACGAGAACCGCGTGAAGACCAACCTTGAGCAGCGCGCCGTCTCGCTGAACGTCGAGGACTACATCTTCCAGGCCGAGGTGCCGCAGGAAGAGGTCGTCCAGATCAAGAACGGCGACCGCAAGACCATCAAGCAGAACAAGCTCCCGGGCTACGTCCTCGTCCGCATGGACCTGACGAACGAGTCCTGGGGTGTGGTCCGCAACACCCCCGGCGTCACCGGCTTCGTGGGCAACGCCTACGACCCCTACCCGCTGACCCTGGACGAGATCGTCAAGATGCTCGCCCCGGAGGCCGAGGAGAAGGCAGCCCGTGAGGCCGCCGAGGCCGAGGGCAAGCCCGTCCCGCAGCGCAAGGTCGAGGTCCAGGTGCTGGACTTCGAGGTCGGCGACTCGGTCACGGTCACGGACGGCCCGTTCGCCACGCTCCAGGCGACCATCAACGAGATCAACCCCGACTCGAAGAAGGTCAAGGGTCTGGTGGAGATCTTCGGTCGGGAGACCCCGGTCGAGCTGTCGTTCGACCAGATCCAGAAGAACTAG
- a CDS encoding UDP-N-acetylmuramate dehydrogenase, protein MASRSLERVQELHDAPLAPLTTFRLGGPATRLLTATTDAEVIAAVREADDTGTPLLLIGGGSNLVIGDKGFAGTALVIATKGFDLTGTRLELAAGEVWTDAVAHTVEAGLAGIECLAGIPGSAGATPIQNVGAYGQEVSSTITEVIAYDRHTRETVTVPSADCAFSYRHSRFKADPERYVVLRVRFELEDADGLSAPVKYAETARALGVEPGDRVPLAAARETVIELRSGKGMVLDPEDHDTWSAGSFFTNPILTDAQFAAFHARVRERLGDGVEPPAYPAGEGHTKTSAAWLIDKAGFTKGYGTGPARISTKHTLALTNRGEATTEDLLALAREIVAGVREAFGITLVNEPVTVGVSL, encoded by the coding sequence GTGGCGTCTCGTAGTCTTGAGCGCGTGCAGGAACTCCACGACGCTCCCCTCGCCCCGCTGACCACGTTCCGGCTGGGCGGTCCCGCGACCCGGCTGCTCACCGCGACCACCGACGCCGAGGTGATCGCCGCCGTCCGCGAGGCCGACGACACCGGGACGCCGCTGCTGCTGATCGGCGGCGGTTCGAACCTGGTCATCGGCGACAAGGGCTTCGCGGGCACCGCGCTGGTCATCGCGACCAAGGGCTTCGACCTCACCGGCACCCGCCTGGAGCTGGCCGCCGGAGAGGTGTGGACCGACGCCGTCGCCCACACCGTGGAGGCCGGTCTGGCCGGCATCGAATGCCTGGCCGGCATCCCGGGCTCGGCCGGCGCCACCCCCATCCAGAACGTGGGGGCGTATGGCCAGGAGGTCTCCTCCACCATCACAGAAGTGATCGCCTACGACCGGCACACGCGCGAGACGGTCACCGTCCCGAGCGCCGACTGCGCGTTCTCGTACCGGCACAGCCGCTTCAAGGCCGACCCCGAGCGGTACGTCGTCCTGCGCGTCCGCTTCGAGCTGGAGGACGCCGACGGACTCTCGGCGCCCGTCAAGTACGCCGAGACCGCCCGCGCCCTCGGCGTCGAGCCCGGGGACCGCGTCCCGCTGGCCGCCGCCCGCGAGACCGTCATCGAGCTGCGCTCCGGCAAGGGCATGGTCCTGGACCCCGAGGACCACGACACCTGGTCGGCCGGCTCCTTCTTCACCAACCCGATCCTCACCGACGCCCAGTTCGCCGCGTTCCACGCGCGCGTGCGGGAGCGGCTCGGCGACGGCGTGGAGCCGCCCGCGTACCCGGCGGGGGAGGGGCACACCAAGACCTCCGCCGCCTGGCTGATCGACAAGGCCGGCTTCACCAAGGGCTACGGCACGGGGCCCGCCCGCATCTCCACCAAGCACACCCTCGCCCTGACCAACCGGGGCGAGGCCACCACCGAGGACCTGCTCGCACTCGCCCGCGAGATCGTCGCAGGCGTCCGCGAGGCCTTCGGCATCACACTCGTCAACGAGCCGGTGACAGTCGGCGTCAGCCTGTAG
- a CDS encoding MaoC family dehydratase, with product MTAKIAYDGVEVGTELPGQAFPVTRATLVQYAGASGDFNPIHWNERFAREVGLPDVIAHGMFTMAEAIRVVTDWTGDPGAVVEYGVRFTRPVVVADDDQGAVIEVSGKVAAKLDDHTVRVDLTATSAGQKVLGMSRAVVRLA from the coding sequence ATGACGGCGAAGATCGCTTACGACGGGGTCGAGGTCGGGACCGAACTGCCCGGCCAGGCGTTCCCGGTGACGCGGGCCACGCTCGTGCAGTACGCGGGTGCGTCGGGGGATTTCAACCCGATCCACTGGAACGAGAGGTTCGCCAGGGAGGTCGGGCTGCCGGACGTGATCGCGCACGGCATGTTCACGATGGCCGAGGCGATCCGGGTGGTCACCGACTGGACCGGCGATCCGGGCGCGGTCGTCGAGTACGGCGTCCGTTTCACCCGGCCGGTGGTCGTCGCGGACGACGACCAGGGTGCCGTCATCGAGGTCAGCGGCAAGGTGGCCGCCAAGCTCGACGACCACACGGTCCGCGTGGACCTCACGGCGACCAGCGCCGGGCAGAAGGTGCTCGGGATGTCACGAGCGGTCGTACGACTGGCTTGA
- a CDS encoding TetR/AcrR family transcriptional regulator produces MVRMSAEERRESVIRAATAEFARGGYYGTSTEAIAKRVGVSQPYLFRLFPGKKAMFLAVAQRCVEDTIRTFEDAAKGLEGEEARTAMANAYTQVIAEQPERLLMQMQMYVTVAAAEQAGDHELGEEVRAGWMRLWDTVHLPLGADIDETTRFMACGMLINCLVAMGFPPGHRVWEGVYPEARLKGRLEK; encoded by the coding sequence ATGGTCAGGATGAGCGCAGAGGAGAGGCGCGAGAGCGTCATCCGTGCGGCGACCGCAGAGTTCGCCCGCGGTGGTTACTACGGCACGTCGACCGAGGCGATCGCCAAGAGGGTCGGCGTCTCGCAGCCCTATCTCTTCCGGCTCTTCCCGGGCAAGAAGGCGATGTTCCTCGCGGTGGCGCAGCGCTGTGTGGAGGACACGATCCGCACGTTCGAGGACGCCGCCAAGGGGCTGGAGGGCGAAGAAGCCCGGACTGCCATGGCGAACGCGTACACGCAGGTGATCGCGGAGCAGCCCGAGCGGCTGCTGATGCAGATGCAGATGTACGTCACCGTGGCCGCCGCCGAGCAGGCCGGCGACCACGAACTCGGCGAGGAGGTGCGGGCGGGCTGGATGCGACTGTGGGACACGGTTCATCTGCCGCTCGGCGCTGATATCGACGAGACGACGAGGTTCATGGCGTGCGGGATGCTCATCAATTGCCTGGTGGCCATGGGATTCCCTCCCGGACATCGAGTCTGGGAAGGGGTCTATCCGGAGGCGCGACTCAAGGGCCGTCTGGAGAAGTAG
- a CDS encoding pyridoxal phosphate-dependent aminotransferase, whose product MSAATPPTERRVSARVGAISESATLAVDAKAKALKAAGRPVIGFGAGEPDFPTPDYIVEAAVEACRNPKYHRYTPAGGLPELKAAIAAKTLRDSGYEPDVSQILVTNGGKQAIYEAFAAILDPGDEVIVPAPYWTTYPESIRLADGVPVEVVADETTGYRVSVEQLEAARTEKTKVVLFVSPSNPTGAVYSEAETEAIGRWAVEHGLWVMTDEIYEHLVYGDAVSVSLPALLPELRDRCIVVNGVAKTYAMTGWRVGWVIGPKDVIKAATNLQSHATSNVSNVAQVAALAAVSGDLDAVATMREAFDRRRKTIVRMLNEIDGIVCPEPEGAFYAYPSAKGLLGKEIRGKRPQDTVELAALILEEAEVAVVPGEAFGTPGYLRLSYALGDEDLVEGVSRIQKLLAEAQD is encoded by the coding sequence ATGAGCGCTGCAACCCCTCCCACCGAGCGCCGGGTCTCCGCCCGAGTCGGCGCGATCTCCGAGTCCGCCACTCTCGCCGTGGACGCCAAGGCCAAGGCCCTCAAGGCCGCTGGGCGGCCGGTGATCGGCTTCGGCGCCGGTGAACCGGACTTCCCGACTCCGGACTACATCGTCGAGGCCGCGGTCGAGGCCTGCAGGAACCCGAAGTACCACCGCTACACGCCGGCCGGCGGTCTGCCCGAACTGAAGGCCGCGATCGCCGCGAAGACGCTGCGCGATTCGGGCTACGAGCCGGACGTCTCGCAGATCCTGGTCACCAACGGCGGCAAGCAGGCCATCTACGAGGCCTTCGCCGCGATCCTCGACCCGGGCGACGAGGTCATCGTCCCGGCGCCCTACTGGACGACGTACCCGGAGTCGATCCGTCTGGCCGACGGTGTCCCGGTCGAGGTCGTAGCGGACGAGACGACCGGCTACCGCGTGAGCGTGGAGCAGTTGGAGGCCGCGCGCACGGAGAAGACGAAGGTCGTCCTCTTCGTCTCACCGTCCAACCCGACCGGCGCGGTGTACTCCGAGGCCGAGACCGAGGCCATCGGCCGCTGGGCCGTCGAGCACGGCCTGTGGGTGATGACCGACGAGATCTACGAGCACCTGGTCTACGGCGACGCGGTCTCCGTATCCCTTCCGGCGCTGCTGCCCGAGCTGCGCGACCGGTGCATCGTGGTCAACGGTGTGGCGAAGACGTACGCGATGACGGGCTGGCGTGTGGGCTGGGTCATCGGCCCGAAGGACGTGATCAAGGCCGCGACGAACCTGCAGTCGCACGCCACGTCGAACGTGTCGAACGTCGCCCAGGTGGCCGCCCTGGCCGCCGTCTCCGGCGACCTGGACGCCGTCGCCACGATGCGCGAGGCCTTCGACCGCCGCCGCAAGACCATCGTGCGGATGCTCAACGAGATCGACGGCATCGTCTGCCCCGAGCCCGAGGGCGCCTTCTACGCGTACCCGTCGGCGAAGGGCCTGCTCGGCAAGGAGATCCGCGGCAAGCGTCCGCAGGACACGGTCGAGCTGGCCGCGCTGATCCTGGAGGAGGCCGAGGTCGCGGTCGTCCCGGGCGAGGCCTTCGGCACGCCCGGCTATCTGCGGCTGTCGTACGCCCTGGGTGACGAGGATCTCGTCGAGGGCGTCAGCCGGATCCAGAAGCTGCTCGCGGAGGCGCAGGACTGA
- the rplA gene encoding 50S ribosomal protein L1, with protein sequence MSKRSKSLRAADAKIDRDKLYAPLEAVRLAKETSTTKFDGTVEVAFRLGVDPRKADQMVRGTVNLPHGTGKTARVLVFATGDRAAAAEAAGADIVGSDELIDEVAKGRLDFDAVVATPDLMGKVGRLGRVLGPRGLMPNPKTGTVTPDVAKAVNDIKGGKIEFRVDKHSNLHFIIGKVSFDDTKLVENYGAALDEILRLKPSAAKGRYIKKAAISTTIGPGIPVDSNRTRNLLVEEDPAAV encoded by the coding sequence GTGAGCAAGCGCAGCAAGTCTCTCCGCGCTGCGGACGCCAAGATCGACCGGGACAAGCTCTACGCCCCGCTCGAGGCCGTCCGTCTCGCCAAGGAGACCTCCACGACCAAGTTCGACGGCACCGTCGAGGTCGCCTTCCGTCTGGGTGTCGACCCGCGCAAGGCCGACCAGATGGTCCGTGGCACCGTGAACCTGCCGCACGGCACCGGTAAGACCGCCCGGGTCCTGGTCTTCGCGACCGGTGACCGTGCAGCGGCCGCAGAGGCCGCGGGCGCCGACATCGTCGGCTCCGACGAACTGATCGACGAGGTGGCGAAGGGCCGTCTGGACTTCGACGCCGTCGTCGCCACCCCGGACCTCATGGGCAAGGTCGGCCGCCTCGGCCGCGTACTCGGTCCCCGTGGTCTGATGCCGAACCCCAAGACCGGCACCGTGACCCCGGACGTCGCCAAGGCTGTCAACGACATCAAGGGCGGCAAGATCGAGTTCCGCGTCGACAAGCACTCGAACCTGCACTTCATCATCGGCAAGGTGTCGTTCGACGACACCAAGCTGGTGGAGAACTACGGCGCCGCGCTGGACGAGATCCTCCGTCTGAAGCCGTCCGCCGCCAAGGGTCGCTACATCAAGAAGGCCGCGATCAGCACCACGATCGGCCCCGGCATTCCGGTCGACTCCAACCGCACCCGCAACCTCCTCGTCGAGGAGGACCCGGCCGCCGTCTGA
- the secE gene encoding preprotein translocase subunit SecE, translating into MADAVGSIDTPDAQDEARETKKSRKGGKRAKKGPFKRLALFYRQVIAELRKVVWPTRNQLSTYTTVVIVFVVIMIGLVTVIDYGLSHAAKYVFG; encoded by the coding sequence ATGGCGGACGCCGTGGGCTCCATCGACACGCCTGATGCCCAGGACGAGGCGCGGGAGACCAAGAAGTCCCGCAAGGGCGGCAAGCGGGCCAAGAAGGGCCCGTTCAAGAGGCTTGCCCTCTTCTATCGTCAGGTCATCGCCGAACTCCGCAAGGTCGTCTGGCCTACGCGGAATCAGCTGTCGACGTACACCACCGTGGTGATTGTCTTCGTCGTCATCATGATCGGCCTGGTGACCGTGATTGACTATGGGCTCAGTCACGCGGCCAAGTACGTCTTCGGCTGA
- a CDS encoding adenosine deaminase, which translates to MERVRDVSELPKAHLHLHFTGSMRPTTVLELADKYGVRLPDALTEALTSGEPPKLRATDERGWFRFQRLYDAARSCLREPEDIRRLVREAAEEDVKDGSGWLEIQVDPTSYAPRLGGLIPALEIILDAVETTSRETGLGMRVLVAANRMKHPLDARTLARLAVRYADRGVVGFGLSNDERRGMARDFDRAFNIAREGGLLSAPHGGELTGPASVRDCLDDLDANRIGHGVRAAEDPRLLKRLADRGVTCEVCPASNVALGVYEKPEDVPLRTLFEAGVPMALGADDPLLFGSRLAAQYDIARRHHAFTDEELAELARQSVRASAAPEDVRAKLLAGVDDWLA; encoded by the coding sequence ATGGAGCGTGTACGTGATGTCTCTGAGCTGCCGAAGGCCCATCTGCACCTGCACTTCACCGGGTCGATGCGGCCCACGACCGTGCTGGAGCTGGCCGACAAGTACGGGGTGCGACTGCCCGATGCGCTGACCGAGGCGCTGACCAGCGGGGAGCCGCCGAAGTTGCGGGCGACGGACGAGCGGGGCTGGTTCCGCTTCCAGCGGCTGTACGACGCCGCGCGCTCGTGCCTCAGAGAGCCCGAGGACATCCGGCGGCTGGTGCGGGAGGCCGCGGAGGAGGATGTGAAGGACGGTTCGGGGTGGCTGGAGATCCAGGTGGACCCGACGTCGTACGCGCCCCGGCTGGGTGGGCTGATCCCGGCGCTGGAGATCATCCTGGACGCGGTGGAGACCACGTCGCGCGAGACGGGGCTCGGGATGCGGGTCCTGGTCGCCGCGAACCGGATGAAGCACCCGCTGGACGCGCGCACGCTGGCCCGGCTGGCGGTGCGGTACGCGGACCGGGGTGTGGTCGGCTTCGGGCTCTCCAACGACGAACGCCGGGGCATGGCGAGGGACTTCGACCGGGCGTTCAACATCGCGCGCGAGGGCGGTCTGCTGTCCGCCCCGCACGGCGGCGAGCTGACCGGCCCGGCGTCGGTGCGGGACTGCCTCGACGACCTGGACGCGAACCGGATCGGGCACGGCGTGCGGGCGGCGGAGGACCCTCGCCTGCTGAAGCGCCTGGCGGACCGGGGTGTGACCTGCGAGGTGTGTCCCGCCTCGAACGTGGCCCTGGGGGTCTACGAGAAGCCCGAGGACGTCCCGCTGCGCACGCTGTTCGAGGCGGGGGTCCCGATGGCGCTCGGCGCCGACGACCCGCTGCTGTTCGGCTCGCGGCTGGCCGCCCAGTACGACATCGCCCGCCGCCATCACGCCTTCACGGACGAGGAGTTGGCGGAGCTGGCCCGCCAGTCGGTGCGTGCTTCGGCGGCACCGGAGGACGTTCGGGCGAAGCTGCTGGCGGGGGTGGACGACTGGCTGGCCTAG
- the rpmG gene encoding 50S ribosomal protein L33, translated as MAATDVRPKITLACVECKERNYITKKNRRNNPDRLEMKKHCPRCNAHTAHRETR; from the coding sequence GTGGCTGCCACCGACGTCCGCCCGAAGATCACGCTGGCCTGCGTGGAGTGCAAGGAGCGGAACTACATCACCAAGAAGAACCGGCGTAACAACCCGGACCGACTGGAGATGAAGAAGCACTGCCCGCGTTGCAACGCGCACACCGCGCACCGCGAAACGCGATAA
- the rplK gene encoding 50S ribosomal protein L11: protein MPPKKKKVTGLIKLQINAGAANPAPPVGPALGQHGVNIMEFCKAYNAATESQRGWVIPVEITVYEDRSFTFVTKTPPAAKMILKAAGVEKGSGEPHKTKVAKITQAQVREIATTKLPDLNANDLDAASKIIAGTARSMGITVEG, encoded by the coding sequence ATGCCTCCCAAGAAGAAGAAGGTCACGGGGCTCATCAAGCTCCAGATCAACGCCGGTGCGGCGAACCCGGCTCCGCCGGTCGGCCCCGCGCTGGGTCAGCACGGCGTCAACATCATGGAGTTCTGCAAGGCGTACAACGCCGCGACCGAGTCGCAGCGTGGCTGGGTGATCCCGGTGGAGATCACGGTCTACGAGGACCGTTCCTTCACCTTCGTCACCAAGACGCCGCCGGCCGCGAAGATGATCCTCAAGGCCGCGGGTGTGGAGAAGGGCTCCGGCGAGCCGCACAAGACCAAGGTCGCCAAGATCACCCAGGCGCAGGTCCGCGAGATCGCCACGACCAAGCTCCCCGACCTCAACGCCAACGACCTGGACGCCGCGTCGAAGATCATCGCCGGCACCGCCCGTTCCATGGGCATCACGGTCGAGGGCTGA
- a CDS encoding DHA2 family efflux MFS transporter permease subunit, with product MSQQTARRGGTVWALVITSVAGFMAALDNLVVTTALPSIRKDLGGALGDLEWTVSAYTLTFAVLLMFGAALGDRFGRRRLFLVGLTVFTGASAAAAMATGINSLIAARAVQGVGAAIMMPLTLTLLTAAVPAAKRGMAYGIWGAVNGLAVASGPLIGGSLTEHVSWHWIFWLNVPLGIALLPLARLRLAESYGTGAPLDVPGTLLASGGLFGIVYGLVRGPADGWTSSLVLTGLFVGAALLVGFVGYSVRAKNPMLPMRLFRSRAFAGINAASLLMFLGMFGSIFLLSQFMQGVLGYSPTEAGLRMLPWTGMPMLVAPIAGILSDRIGGRPVVATGLFLQAAGLGWMAAVVAPGVSYAAQLPALIISGIGMALYFAPAANLVMSSVLPKEQGIASGANNALREVGGALGIAIMASIFSAQGGYESAQAFVDGLQPALVTGSAVVAVAAVAALLIPTRRRAAEAVKAAEEAPAPALETASH from the coding sequence ATGTCACAGCAGACCGCACGTCGCGGGGGAACCGTCTGGGCCCTCGTCATCACCAGCGTCGCCGGATTCATGGCGGCCCTGGACAACCTCGTCGTCACCACCGCCCTGCCCTCCATCCGCAAGGACCTCGGCGGGGCGCTGGGTGATCTGGAATGGACGGTGAGTGCATACACACTCACCTTCGCAGTCCTCCTGATGTTCGGTGCGGCGCTCGGCGACCGGTTCGGCCGCCGCCGGCTCTTCCTCGTCGGCCTCACCGTCTTCACCGGTGCCTCCGCCGCCGCGGCCATGGCGACCGGCATCAACTCCCTGATCGCCGCCCGCGCGGTCCAGGGCGTCGGCGCGGCGATCATGATGCCGCTGACACTCACCCTGCTGACCGCGGCCGTGCCCGCCGCCAAGCGCGGCATGGCGTACGGCATCTGGGGCGCCGTCAACGGGCTCGCCGTGGCCTCCGGACCGCTCATCGGCGGCAGCCTCACCGAGCACGTCTCCTGGCACTGGATCTTCTGGCTGAACGTCCCGCTGGGCATCGCCCTGCTGCCGCTCGCCCGTCTGCGCCTGGCCGAGTCGTACGGCACCGGCGCCCCGCTGGACGTGCCCGGCACCCTGCTCGCCAGCGGCGGCCTGTTCGGGATCGTCTACGGCCTGGTCCGCGGGCCGGCCGACGGCTGGACCAGCTCCCTGGTGCTCACCGGCCTGTTCGTCGGCGCCGCGCTCCTCGTGGGCTTCGTCGGCTATAGCGTCCGCGCCAAGAACCCCATGCTCCCGATGCGGCTGTTCCGCTCCCGCGCCTTCGCCGGGATCAACGCGGCCAGCCTGCTGATGTTCCTCGGCATGTTCGGTTCGATCTTCCTGCTCAGCCAGTTCATGCAGGGTGTCCTCGGCTACTCGCCCACCGAGGCGGGCCTCAGGATGCTGCCCTGGACCGGTATGCCGATGCTGGTCGCCCCGATCGCCGGCATCCTGTCCGACCGCATCGGCGGCCGGCCCGTCGTCGCCACCGGCCTCTTCCTGCAGGCCGCCGGCCTCGGCTGGATGGCCGCCGTGGTGGCACCCGGCGTCTCCTACGCCGCCCAGCTGCCCGCCCTGATCATCAGCGGCATCGGCATGGCCCTCTACTTCGCCCCCGCCGCCAACCTGGTCATGTCCAGCGTTCTGCCCAAGGAACAGGGCATCGCCTCCGGCGCCAACAACGCACTGCGCGAGGTCGGCGGCGCACTCGGTATCGCGATCATGGCGTCGATCTTTTCGGCACAGGGTGGCTACGAGTCCGCGCAGGCCTTCGTCGACGGCCTGCAGCCCGCGCTGGTGACGGGCTCCGCGGTCGTGGCGGTCGCCGCGGTGGCCGCCCTGCTGATTCCCACCCGGCGGCGCGCGGCCGAGGCCGTGAAGGCGGCCGAAGAGGCACCGGCACCCGCGCTGGAGACGGCGTCCCACTGA
- a CDS encoding NAD(P)-dependent oxidoreductase, with product MKLTVFGATGGIGREIVRQALGAGHEVTAVVRDPARLSVTGDRLEVFRDDLADPEKVRPAVAGRDVVLSGLGARSRKDAGVATRLTRTVLGAMEAEGVRRLLVVSAGPVGPPPEGDGPLDRTARAVISALLKDVYADLGAMEAELAGSASDWTVVRPPRLQDKPVTGAYRTVVGGFPARGRFIGRADVAHAMLALAGDPGTVKQGVGVAY from the coding sequence ATGAAACTCACCGTTTTCGGCGCCACCGGCGGCATTGGCCGGGAGATCGTCCGCCAGGCCCTGGGCGCGGGCCACGAGGTGACGGCGGTCGTGCGGGACCCAGCACGGCTGTCCGTGACGGGCGATCGGCTGGAGGTGTTCCGGGACGACCTCGCCGATCCGGAGAAGGTCCGGCCCGCGGTGGCCGGCCGGGACGTCGTGCTGTCGGGGCTCGGCGCGCGCAGCCGCAAGGATGCGGGGGTGGCGACCCGGCTGACGCGCACGGTGCTGGGCGCCATGGAGGCGGAGGGGGTGCGGCGGCTGCTCGTGGTGAGCGCGGGCCCGGTCGGCCCGCCGCCCGAGGGGGACGGTCCGCTCGACCGCACGGCGCGCGCCGTCATCTCCGCGCTGCTCAAGGACGTCTACGCCGACCTGGGCGCCATGGAGGCCGAGCTGGCCGGCAGCGCGTCGGACTGGACGGTCGTACGGCCGCCGCGGCTGCAGGACAAGCCGGTGACGGGCGCCTACCGGACGGTGGTCGGCGGCTTTCCGGCCAGGGGCCGCTTCATCGGGCGCGCGGATGTGGCGCACGCGATGCTGGCGTTGGCGGGCGATCCGGGGACGGTGAAGCAGGGGGTGGGTGTGGCGTACTGA